In a genomic window of Paracoccaceae bacterium:
- a CDS encoding 2-dehydropantoate 2-reductase, which yields MKICIFGAGAIGGYMGVKLAQAGADVSLVARGPHLAAMKDKGLTLIEEGGVESNVKVTASDDPADLGPQDYVIVTLKAHSVPPVVPRMAPLLGEHSTVVSGVNGVPWWYFHKSGGDLEGTRLQSVDPGNAQWDGFGPDRVLGCVVYPAAEVSEPGTIRHIEGNRFSLGEPDGSKSERAVALSKALMAAGLKAPVRPRLRDEIWVKLWGNLSFNPISALTHATLDVLCTDPETRAVARGMMLEAQEIAEKLGVKFPIDVERRIDGGAAVGAHRTSMLQDLDAGRPMEIDALVGSVQELGRVTNTATPTIDTVLALIKLRGRSAGLYGG from the coding sequence CGCGCGGTCCGCATCTGGCTGCCATGAAAGACAAGGGCCTGACGCTCATCGAAGAGGGCGGCGTTGAGAGCAACGTCAAGGTCACCGCCAGTGACGATCCTGCCGATTTGGGGCCACAGGATTATGTTATTGTGACGCTGAAGGCGCATTCCGTGCCGCCTGTGGTGCCACGCATGGCGCCACTGTTGGGCGAACATTCCACCGTGGTCAGCGGTGTGAACGGCGTCCCATGGTGGTATTTCCACAAGAGCGGTGGCGATCTGGAAGGCACGCGCTTGCAAAGCGTCGATCCCGGCAATGCGCAGTGGGATGGATTCGGTCCGGATCGCGTGCTTGGGTGCGTGGTCTACCCGGCGGCAGAAGTTTCTGAACCCGGCACCATACGCCATATCGAGGGCAACCGCTTTTCATTGGGCGAACCTGACGGATCGAAATCCGAGCGCGCCGTGGCCTTGTCCAAAGCCTTGATGGCCGCTGGTCTCAAGGCCCCGGTACGCCCGCGTTTGCGCGATGAAATATGGGTGAAACTCTGGGGCAACCTGTCGTTCAACCCAATCTCGGCGCTAACACACGCGACGCTGGATGTGCTGTGCACGGACCCTGAAACCCGCGCTGTGGCCCGGGGCATGATGCTGGAGGCGCAAGAGATTGCCGAGAAACTGGGCGTCAAATTCCCCATCGACGTAGAACGCCGAATTGATGGGGGCGCCGCTGTTGGCGCACATCGCACCTCCATGTTACAGGATCTGGATGCGGGTCGCCCAATGGAGATTGACGCCCTTGTCGGATCGGTGCAGGAACTTGGCCGCGTGACAAACACCGCGACGCCGACCATCGACACGGTGCTGGCTTTGATAAAACTGCGAGGGCGTTCTGCCGGACTTTATGGTGGCTGA